A window of Nitratireductor kimnyeongensis genomic DNA:
TCGCTCGCCATCTATGCCCTACTGCAATCGCCATCGGGCGATGCGGCCGCCCTTCGCCTGATCGCAATCGCCATCGCCCTGGCGCTCGCCGCCATTGTCGCGTCGGAATATCTGGGCCGAAAACTCACCGCGGGAGCGCGCGCATGACTATGCTCGACGTCGATATCAGGGGCTGCGCCGGCAGGTTCGAGATCGAAACCGCCTTCCAGGCGGGCGCAGGCGTCACAGCTCTCTTCGGGCCATCAGGTGCCGGCAAATCCACGCTCCTGAAGATGATCGCCGGCACGGCACGTCCGCAGTCGGGGCGCATCATGGCTGGCGGGCGTACACTGTTCGATGCGGCCACAGGCACGAACCTCCCGCCGGAAAAACGCGGCATCGGTTTCGTCTTTCAAGACGCGCGCCTCTTCCCGCACCTCTCGGTGCTCAAAAACCTCACCTATGCCCGCTGGGCCGGTCGCCGACCGGCATCCCGCGCCTTCGATGAAGTGGTGGCCCTGCTTGGCCTTGAACAACGTCTCGACGCCGCACCCGCCACGCTTTCAGGCGGCGAGCGCCAGCGCGTCGCCATCGGCCGAGCGCTGCTTGCCGACCCCGCTCTGCTCCTCATGGATGAGCCGCTGTCCTCGCTCGACAAGGCGCGGCGCGCCGAGATCCTACCCTATCTGGAAGCAATCCGCACCGAAGCCGGTATTCCCATCCTCT
This region includes:
- the modC gene encoding molybdenum ABC transporter ATP-binding protein encodes the protein MTMLDVDIRGCAGRFEIETAFQAGAGVTALFGPSGAGKSTLLKMIAGTARPQSGRIMAGGRTLFDAATGTNLPPEKRGIGFVFQDARLFPHLSVLKNLTYARWAGRRPASRAFDEVVALLGLEQRLDAAPATLSGGERQRVAIGRALLADPALLLMDEPLSSLDKARRAEILPYLEAIRTEAGIPILYVSHETSEVARLADTVVLIENGRVADSGPAAAMLARLGLAAGGDPDEAGVILEGCITAIDPAYQTAVIALGNDRIELTGNGFAPGMTVRLRVRAGDVAIANAPHDGLSIRNQLPVTVEKIRREGAFAIIALGFGGQQLLARITAKSADALDLQPGSRVHALLKAVSVEMARIEKPRPALTSGSSPR